A stretch of Salvelinus namaycush isolate Seneca chromosome 42, SaNama_1.0, whole genome shotgun sequence DNA encodes these proteins:
- the LOC120035147 gene encoding moesin-like isoform X3, which produces MDAELEFAILPSTTGKQLFDQIVKTIGLRETWFFGLQYQDSKGFSTWLKLNKRVTAQDVRRENPLLIKFRAKFYPEDVAEELIQEATQRLFFLQVKEGILNDDIYCPPETAVLLASYSVQTKHGDYKKAYHFPGYLSRDKLLPQRVLEQHKLNKEQWENRIKVWHEEHKGVLREDAMVEYLKIAQDLEMYGVNYFSIKNKKGSELWLGVDALGLNIYQNTDRMTPKIGFPWSEIRNISFNDKKFVIKPMDKKAPDFVFYAPRLRINKRILALCMGNHDLYMRRRKPDSIEVQQMKAQAREEKTKRQMEKALLESEKKKRENAEKETEKIARETMELIGRLKQIEEETKKAQEELDEQTRRALELEKERTFSQEEAERLEKERKAVEEAKASLLQQSESQMKNQENLATDLTSKISLLEDVKQKKDDDTKRWQKRDSVQGDHDETDESSAEASAELTSPGMVRDRSEEERMTEAQKNERLQKHLKALSSELASARDDSKNTPNDLIHAENVKAGRDKYRTLRQIRQGNTKQRIDEFESM; this is translated from the exons ATGGACGCTGAGCTGGAGTTTGCCATCCTGCCCAGCACCACTGGCAAACAACTCTTCGACCAG ATAGTGAAGACCATCGGGCTGAGAGAGACCTGGTTCTTCGGCCTACAGTACCAGGACAGCAAAGGCTTCTCTACCTGGCTCAAACTCAACAAGAGG GTGACAGCTCAGGATGTACGCAGGGAGAACCCTCTGTTGATAAAGTTCAGGGCCAAGTTCTACCCTGAAGACGTAGCTGAGGAACTGATCCAAGAGGCCACGCAACGACTTTTCTTCctgcag GTGAAGGAGGGCATCCTGAATGATGATATCTACTGTCCTCCTGAGACAGCTGTGCTGTTGGCCTCCTACTCTGTTCAGACCAAACATGGAGACTACAAGAAGGCCTACCATTTCCCTGGTTACCTCAGCAGGGACAAGCTGCTTCCCCAGAG GGTTCTGGAGCAGCACAAGCTGAACAAGGAGCAGTGGGAGAACAGGATAAAGGTGTGGCATGAGGAGCACAAGGGAGTGCTGAG GGAGGATGCCATGGTGGAGTATCTGAAGATAGCTCAGGATCTAGAGATGTATGGAGTCAACTACTTCAGCATCAAGAACAAGAAGGGTTCAGAGCTGTGGCTGGGGGTAGACGCTCTGGGCCTCAACATATACCAGAACACTGACAG GATGACCCCTAAGATCGGCTTCCCATGGAGTGAGATCAGAAACATTTCCTTCAACGACAAGAAGTTTGTTATAAAGCCCATGGACAAGAAAGCCCCG GATTTTGTGTTCTACGCCCCTCGTCTACGGATCAACAAGCGTATCCTGGCACTGTGCATGGGGAACCACGACCTGTACATGAGGAGGAGGAAGCCAGACTCCATCGAGGTCCAACAGATGAAAGCCCAGGCCCGCGAGGAGAAGACTAAGAGACAGATGGAGAA AGCTCTGCTTGAAAgcgagaagaagaagagagagaatgcggagaaggagacagagaagatCGCCAGAGAAACCATGGAGCTGATAGGCAGACTGAAACAGATTGAGGAAGAGACCAAGAAAGCTCAGGAAG agttggATGAGCAGACTCGCAGGGCCCTGgagctggagaaagagaggacgTTTTCCCAGGAGGAGGCAGAGCGTCTGGAGAAGGAGCGCAAGGCAGTGGAAGAGGCCAAGGCATCCCTCCTACagcagtcagagagccagatgaagAACCAGGAGaacctg GCTACTGATCTGACCTCTAAGATCTCCCTACTGGAGGACGTAAAGCAGAAGAAGGACGACGATACAAAGAGATGGCAGAAGAGG GACTCTGTGCAGGGGGACCACGACGAGACCGACGAGAGCAGCGCCGAGGCCAGCGCCGAGCTGACATCACCAGGAATGGTCAGAGACCGCAGCGAGGAGGAACGCATGACGGAGGCTCAGAAGAATGAACGGCTACAGAAACACCTAAAG GCCCTGAGTAGTGAGTTGGCCAGCGCTCGAGACGACAGTAAGAATACTCCCAACGACCTGATCCACGCGGAGAACGTTAAGGCCGGCCGGGACAAGTACAGGACCCTCCGTCAGATACGACAGGGCAACACCAAGCAACGCATCGACGAGTTTGAGTCCATGTGA
- the LOC120035147 gene encoding moesin-like isoform X2 translates to MSSINVRVTTMDAELEFAILPSTTGKQLFDQIVKTIGLRETWFFGLQYQDSKGFSTWLKLNKRVTAQDVRRENPLLIKFRAKFYPEDVAEELIQEATQRLFFLQVKEGILNDDIYCPPETAVLLASYSVQTKHGDYKKAYHFPGYLSRDKLLPQRVLEQHKLNKEQWENRIKVWHEEHKGVLREDAMVEYLKIAQDLEMYGVNYFSIKNKKGSELWLGVDALGLNIYQNTDRMTPKIGFPWSEIRNISFNDKKFVIKPMDKKAPDFVFYAPRLRINKRILALCMGNHDLYMRRRKPDSIEVQQMKAQAREEKTKRQMEKALLESEKKKRENAEKETEKIARETMELIGRLKQIEEETKKAQEELDEQTRRALELEKERTFSQEEAERLEKERKAVEEAKASLLQQSESQMKNQENLATDLTSKISLLEDVKQKKDDDTKRWQKRDSVQGDHDETDESSAEASAELTSPGMVRDRSEEERMTEAQKNERLQKHLKALSSELASARDDSKNTPNDLIHAENVKAGRDKYRTLRQIRQGNTKQRIDEFESM, encoded by the exons ATGTCTTCT ATCAATGTTCGCGTCACCACCATGGACGCTGAGCTGGAGTTTGCCATCCTGCCCAGCACCACTGGCAAACAACTCTTCGACCAG ATAGTGAAGACCATCGGGCTGAGAGAGACCTGGTTCTTCGGCCTACAGTACCAGGACAGCAAAGGCTTCTCTACCTGGCTCAAACTCAACAAGAGG GTGACAGCTCAGGATGTACGCAGGGAGAACCCTCTGTTGATAAAGTTCAGGGCCAAGTTCTACCCTGAAGACGTAGCTGAGGAACTGATCCAAGAGGCCACGCAACGACTTTTCTTCctgcag GTGAAGGAGGGCATCCTGAATGATGATATCTACTGTCCTCCTGAGACAGCTGTGCTGTTGGCCTCCTACTCTGTTCAGACCAAACATGGAGACTACAAGAAGGCCTACCATTTCCCTGGTTACCTCAGCAGGGACAAGCTGCTTCCCCAGAG GGTTCTGGAGCAGCACAAGCTGAACAAGGAGCAGTGGGAGAACAGGATAAAGGTGTGGCATGAGGAGCACAAGGGAGTGCTGAG GGAGGATGCCATGGTGGAGTATCTGAAGATAGCTCAGGATCTAGAGATGTATGGAGTCAACTACTTCAGCATCAAGAACAAGAAGGGTTCAGAGCTGTGGCTGGGGGTAGACGCTCTGGGCCTCAACATATACCAGAACACTGACAG GATGACCCCTAAGATCGGCTTCCCATGGAGTGAGATCAGAAACATTTCCTTCAACGACAAGAAGTTTGTTATAAAGCCCATGGACAAGAAAGCCCCG GATTTTGTGTTCTACGCCCCTCGTCTACGGATCAACAAGCGTATCCTGGCACTGTGCATGGGGAACCACGACCTGTACATGAGGAGGAGGAAGCCAGACTCCATCGAGGTCCAACAGATGAAAGCCCAGGCCCGCGAGGAGAAGACTAAGAGACAGATGGAGAA AGCTCTGCTTGAAAgcgagaagaagaagagagagaatgcggagaaggagacagagaagatCGCCAGAGAAACCATGGAGCTGATAGGCAGACTGAAACAGATTGAGGAAGAGACCAAGAAAGCTCAGGAAG agttggATGAGCAGACTCGCAGGGCCCTGgagctggagaaagagaggacgTTTTCCCAGGAGGAGGCAGAGCGTCTGGAGAAGGAGCGCAAGGCAGTGGAAGAGGCCAAGGCATCCCTCCTACagcagtcagagagccagatgaagAACCAGGAGaacctg GCTACTGATCTGACCTCTAAGATCTCCCTACTGGAGGACGTAAAGCAGAAGAAGGACGACGATACAAAGAGATGGCAGAAGAGG GACTCTGTGCAGGGGGACCACGACGAGACCGACGAGAGCAGCGCCGAGGCCAGCGCCGAGCTGACATCACCAGGAATGGTCAGAGACCGCAGCGAGGAGGAACGCATGACGGAGGCTCAGAAGAATGAACGGCTACAGAAACACCTAAAG GCCCTGAGTAGTGAGTTGGCCAGCGCTCGAGACGACAGTAAGAATACTCCCAACGACCTGATCCACGCGGAGAACGTTAAGGCCGGCCGGGACAAGTACAGGACCCTCCGTCAGATACGACAGGGCAACACCAAGCAACGCATCGACGAGTTTGAGTCCATGTGA
- the LOC120035147 gene encoding moesin-like isoform X1, translated as MSSSPTTTCDWMILQVEQKNINVRVTTMDAELEFAILPSTTGKQLFDQIVKTIGLRETWFFGLQYQDSKGFSTWLKLNKRVTAQDVRRENPLLIKFRAKFYPEDVAEELIQEATQRLFFLQVKEGILNDDIYCPPETAVLLASYSVQTKHGDYKKAYHFPGYLSRDKLLPQRVLEQHKLNKEQWENRIKVWHEEHKGVLREDAMVEYLKIAQDLEMYGVNYFSIKNKKGSELWLGVDALGLNIYQNTDRMTPKIGFPWSEIRNISFNDKKFVIKPMDKKAPDFVFYAPRLRINKRILALCMGNHDLYMRRRKPDSIEVQQMKAQAREEKTKRQMEKALLESEKKKRENAEKETEKIARETMELIGRLKQIEEETKKAQEELDEQTRRALELEKERTFSQEEAERLEKERKAVEEAKASLLQQSESQMKNQENLATDLTSKISLLEDVKQKKDDDTKRWQKRDSVQGDHDETDESSAEASAELTSPGMVRDRSEEERMTEAQKNERLQKHLKALSSELASARDDSKNTPNDLIHAENVKAGRDKYRTLRQIRQGNTKQRIDEFESM; from the exons ATGTCTTCT TCCCCTACAACCACTTGCGATTGGATGATCCTGCAGGTTGAACAGAAAAAT ATCAATGTTCGCGTCACCACCATGGACGCTGAGCTGGAGTTTGCCATCCTGCCCAGCACCACTGGCAAACAACTCTTCGACCAG ATAGTGAAGACCATCGGGCTGAGAGAGACCTGGTTCTTCGGCCTACAGTACCAGGACAGCAAAGGCTTCTCTACCTGGCTCAAACTCAACAAGAGG GTGACAGCTCAGGATGTACGCAGGGAGAACCCTCTGTTGATAAAGTTCAGGGCCAAGTTCTACCCTGAAGACGTAGCTGAGGAACTGATCCAAGAGGCCACGCAACGACTTTTCTTCctgcag GTGAAGGAGGGCATCCTGAATGATGATATCTACTGTCCTCCTGAGACAGCTGTGCTGTTGGCCTCCTACTCTGTTCAGACCAAACATGGAGACTACAAGAAGGCCTACCATTTCCCTGGTTACCTCAGCAGGGACAAGCTGCTTCCCCAGAG GGTTCTGGAGCAGCACAAGCTGAACAAGGAGCAGTGGGAGAACAGGATAAAGGTGTGGCATGAGGAGCACAAGGGAGTGCTGAG GGAGGATGCCATGGTGGAGTATCTGAAGATAGCTCAGGATCTAGAGATGTATGGAGTCAACTACTTCAGCATCAAGAACAAGAAGGGTTCAGAGCTGTGGCTGGGGGTAGACGCTCTGGGCCTCAACATATACCAGAACACTGACAG GATGACCCCTAAGATCGGCTTCCCATGGAGTGAGATCAGAAACATTTCCTTCAACGACAAGAAGTTTGTTATAAAGCCCATGGACAAGAAAGCCCCG GATTTTGTGTTCTACGCCCCTCGTCTACGGATCAACAAGCGTATCCTGGCACTGTGCATGGGGAACCACGACCTGTACATGAGGAGGAGGAAGCCAGACTCCATCGAGGTCCAACAGATGAAAGCCCAGGCCCGCGAGGAGAAGACTAAGAGACAGATGGAGAA AGCTCTGCTTGAAAgcgagaagaagaagagagagaatgcggagaaggagacagagaagatCGCCAGAGAAACCATGGAGCTGATAGGCAGACTGAAACAGATTGAGGAAGAGACCAAGAAAGCTCAGGAAG agttggATGAGCAGACTCGCAGGGCCCTGgagctggagaaagagaggacgTTTTCCCAGGAGGAGGCAGAGCGTCTGGAGAAGGAGCGCAAGGCAGTGGAAGAGGCCAAGGCATCCCTCCTACagcagtcagagagccagatgaagAACCAGGAGaacctg GCTACTGATCTGACCTCTAAGATCTCCCTACTGGAGGACGTAAAGCAGAAGAAGGACGACGATACAAAGAGATGGCAGAAGAGG GACTCTGTGCAGGGGGACCACGACGAGACCGACGAGAGCAGCGCCGAGGCCAGCGCCGAGCTGACATCACCAGGAATGGTCAGAGACCGCAGCGAGGAGGAACGCATGACGGAGGCTCAGAAGAATGAACGGCTACAGAAACACCTAAAG GCCCTGAGTAGTGAGTTGGCCAGCGCTCGAGACGACAGTAAGAATACTCCCAACGACCTGATCCACGCGGAGAACGTTAAGGCCGGCCGGGACAAGTACAGGACCCTCCGTCAGATACGACAGGGCAACACCAAGCAACGCATCGACGAGTTTGAGTCCATGTGA